GGAGAGGAACCCAGTGAGTCACGCAGAGAATGACACCTCCAGagttgaggaagaggaggaggggtcgcAGTCTTCTGCAGGGTCAGCATACAATCCTGAAAATCCTTATCATGTGAGTACTGACTTTTTCAACAATATTGCTTATGATAAACAAGGCTTCAGAGCTGGTGAATTTTTTATCAACTATCAAGAGACATCTACTGAGCCCTGAAGCAACCCTTAAAGTAACATTATGAATTGAAACTTCTCTGTTTTGTCAACACTTTTACAGATGACTTCAGAGCACCATCCTTAAGATGCCAGGcttgttaaaaatgtatattcacAGAAATAGAAGTGCGTGATGTGGAAATGTGTTAACCTGGATTTAGTGTCTCTGTCAGCTGTGGGTatgtgctgctgttgctgttgagtAGGCGTCACATTAGTAGCTAATTACAGGTCACTTGGGTAACAGCTGCCATTTCCAAGTTGATGAACTTATGAACTGAAGTGAAAATTCCCATTGGTTATAAAAATTCATACCGCCTAAGAGAACTGGAGTCACATGTTTGAAAGTATGAGAGGTTTAagttttgaaaatatttgaattGCAAATGAgtataatgggtttttttttttaagaaaaggcTGCTCTTCAAAATTAACATTGCTTCAAAACTGCAGCGCAGCAGAGGGTCCGGAGAGGAAGGTGCCATGACCTTTGACACCATGCTAGACCACCAGGGGATCTGCTGCTCAGAATGCCAACGCAGCTACACTCACTGTCAGAGGATATGCGAGCCTCTGCGTGGCTACTGGCCCTGGCCTTACAACTACAGAGGGTGCCAGGTAGCTTGCCGAGTCATTATGCCTTGTCGCTGGTGGGTGGCACGCATTTTAGGTGTTGTGTAGAAATGCACGCTACATTTGTCAGATAACTTTTTTTGTCTCCCCAAAAAAGACCCCAAAGGTCTCTAAACTTTCAGCTTCTGTGCAGATATGATTGcagatatttgttttctgagTTTGACTGTAAATACTACCATAAAATTACACTTTTTAGCATGATATGCAGATAATGATGTATGCTTTACTAAGAAAACCTATATatgatttaatcattttcatagGTAAGAGGTAAATTggtgttttctgtttgcaggcATATACTACTTCCttacatacagtaaaactaGAAAACGTAAATGCCATTTTCCTGTTTGCAGCTACACACTCATAAATGGGTTACACAAATGAGCACATTCATTTTTGCATCGTGTAATACCAAGGCTTAATGCACTGTACTGTGCTTAATGGAAGGTATGGGACTGAATCCAAAGGCTCAGCAGATCATGTACCTTTTTCTGACTGAATAGGCTTCAATAAATTCTAATTACAGTATATGCTGGCTTTGATGTAGATGTTTTTTGGTGtcacatgttgttttcatgGTTCCACTGGGTGCTTTTCTGATAAAGCTGAAGTGACAGCAATGGTTGCCACAACTTCCATTCACAGCTCAGAATCGGTTTGAGGGCAATGCAATTTGTGCACACTGACATCTGCATCGACGTGAACTAATGCGAGATGAGTGTCATGGCAATGATGGAAAACATTTCtataaacatgacatttttattaaataaataaatttttttCCTATGAAAAGTGTGAATGCTAAGCTACCAAATAACATGATCACAGAGAcaggatttctctttttttttcaccgcTGTTACCAAGGCTATTCTGAATACCTCAAAATCAAAAGAAATCAGATTACTATCTCTAAAGCCATATGCCAACTTTCTAAATAATTGAGAGGAGCCATGTTGCGATCAAGACGATTTCACAGAGGGTGATCCAGGCATATCAAATTACAACAGATGTGAAATTGCACCATATCTGCCACCAAAGCTGCATTGAAGCAGTGTGAGGAAACAACACAAAGAGATGCTTGTCTCTTTGCTTGGAGATCTTTCCTGGTTTTCATGGGGGTAGAGATGCTTATCACATCTGCAGTGCTGATAAGACGGCCTCTGTGCTTCCGTAGGCTATATAATATTAATCCCTCTCCCACGTCTGCAGATGCACTTAAAGGAAGGTGACAAGCATGACATATCCAGGACCTCCTGATGGCTCATGCTCTGGAGTGCAGCCACTAAAAGAGCCCAAAGTACCCTCAAGTGATGTAAATTTGCAGGGGGAGTCCAATTTCCATCACAGCGCTGTCACTGCCATGGTCATTAAACTAAATCATCCTGCTGTGTGTCACACAGCTCCCATTTTAAAGTCCCTTCAATAATGGAGTTATACTTGGACTGCAGATTGCAGCACAACAGTGAATGTCTGACctgacagcagctgtgacagTATTCTGCACATTATTTCTTCTTTAGAAATCACAGACAGACACTCTATATGAACATAAGAGATACTgtgaaattattaattaattgacaGACATTTTGTACCTTAGTTGAGCCAGCTTCGGTTTGGCAGGGCTATATATAATCACTAAAGTCAGTAACAGCAGCTGAAATTTAAATATGACGTGTTATGTGCCTGTTGCTGTCGGCGGTTTCCTTGGGTTTCTCTCAGAATATGTTGATACAGCAGCACAAGACAAAGAGCTCTGAGTCTAAGCTCAACAAAAGGAGATGAAATACACAAagcaaaagggaaaaaaacacatcaccacaagCAACAACTCAAAATGGcatttaaacagagaaaaaacacataGCTCAGAACAACAGCAGTTTTGTTATCCCGAGGCTCTGTTTCTAAAAAACTTGTTTCCTTTTGCCATTGCTCTCCTAAGAAGAGAAATGTACCCCGTTGAGTAGAAAAGACGAATGTGTTGGAGAGCGGCTTCAGTGTGTGAGACAGTGGTGCCTTTTTGTTTGTCTCCCCTCTGGAGCCAGGCTTACCCTGGGAGCCCTGCAGGCCAGGGAACAAACAGAGCTTTGTGAGCACTGACCCACTGTGCCCAGCAGCCAGACTGCAAACCTCCACTCCTGTGCTAATAGGAAACCGCAGACAAGGAGTCCGCAGCAGCCAGGGGAGGGGAGCTTTCTCGCATCCACCTGTGCTTTCATCATTGCCCATCAAAACAAGCACAGGCAGGCAGGGTGCTCTGGTGACCACCGAATCAAAAGCTTTTTCACTAACATCCTCTTGGCACTCACACTCAACACAGTACATTTGGGATACATTAGTTGGTGATTTATTTTGTGGCATGGATTTGTGCTAATCAAGCCCGCGCACTCACTAGAGCTCCCTATAAATAGGCTACGTCAATAGCCTGCCATAAATTTGCCTGTTGTTGCCCAGGAGGCATTAGAAGTGTGAATAGACGTGTGAAGTGAACCACTCTAGTAAACGTGTCCTACATTTGATTGCATGTTTTCCATTACATCCAGAcatgaatgaaataaacagtAGTGACAGTCCATTTTGCACCTTAACCAGAACACAGAAACCCTTTTAGGCTAGCTCATTATGTTTTTCTGCAAGAAAGCACTGCAATACGTTTATAGATGCTGgcgttgtgaaaaaaaaacaaaaaaaaaaacctgtaacCCACAGTTTTGCACCGGCAATAACAACCTTGGCATCTaacatttgtcttttcttttctcctgaaTGGTCAGAAATAACATGGCTGGACGAAGGGGGGCTTGGTACACGGCTTAAATGCTTTTTAATCCCATGGTTGAGTGACCACTTGCAGCTCTGCCCACCAGTCTGACTCTGCCTGCAATTTGCAGGTCTCTCTGAAGTTTCCTTGCCATTGGCTGGAGTGTCcacttctccctctctcacacacaaacatcctctTATTAAGTATGCAAGCCTCAAATGGCTATTAATTAAATGCCTGCTAGTATTATATAAATTAGTCTTGATTAtttcactaaactaaaactgtaaatattgtCTATAGACAGCATTCAGTGAATTACACTTTCTATGTAATGAAACATTATAGCAATTCTCCTGGGTGACTCAATTACTCTGCACACACtgcagggattttttttctgtgtattgcACTTGGTTGCATGGTCTCCTTGTTTTCACTCAAATAGAAAACCTGTAGTGTGCTGTAGGTCTAAATTGGACACAGTACTGGAATTTACACCATTGTTTTCGTGGAAACAGACCACACTTGAGACAGTGTGGTGAAGGCATCCAACGTCAAGAGTCAAGATGTCAAGATTGCCTCACAAGAGGAGGGCAGTTATCTTTATAACACAGCAGGCATTGTTTCTCCGCAAGGATGCTGCTTAATCACAAACATAAATCATAATCCCGCTGTAATTTTTTTACACTGTCAgtgaaatttaatttgaaaagcCATGCCAATGGGCTCAATAAAAGGTTCTCCATCAAAATATGGCATTTGTTAAAACTTCAGTCACTATAGGATGTACCCCAgaacacacacatcctctgGTGGGGTGCTTAAAAAGAGCTATAGATAGCTCAAAGCAGAATCAAATCCAGACTACACATctacaaactgtaaaaaaaaaaataaaaataaaaaaataaaaaacagctcCTCCACAAAGCAATGTCAAGAGGCTTGCCACATGAAAGCAAAAGTTGTCCAAAGAGTTGCGAGAAGTACTGACAAagtttatgaagaaaaaaaaagtaaatgtgtttttaatcctCAGCAGCACGTGCAACAATGAGGGAGCCTGAGCGCTTAGATATGCCACCCCGGGGGCAGGCTCTATACTTAAGGCTTACAACAGCCTCATTATCTCCCTCAACTCACATCAGATCCTAGCAGCAGTTTGTCACAGGCAGGCTCCTCTCTGCCAGTAGGCATCAGACCAATCCTCCTGCAACACTACTGTACATAATTGCCATATGGACAGCATTTTGAGCCAGACTGAAGACTAAAAAGCCCTCCAGGCAGATTCCCCAGATAactaaatgaatattttatctCATTTCCATCTAATTTGCACCACATTATTATACAGAACTgaaatttttaattaattgatagAACAGATCAAACATAGGTTTACACTTTGATTTTCGGGAGctgttattttgataatttgCATGACTTTTTTCCCATGCCAAGCTTTTTAATCTCCCAGAATTTCAGCATCTCTATATAGAAACACTATAATAAAACATACAGCAAATTAATAACTGTCAGCGCATATGAAATGCTTGTCTTGGTTGCGTGAGCAGTTCCAGTGAGAAGTCCTTTTACCTGCCACCCCactgattaattaatttcaCACTGTTTAATTAAATCCACAGTCTGGGGAGTCTGGGCAGCACCGTGGGGAGCCCTATCTGAGCCGTGTGTGTACAGAGATTACTAAAGAAGGTCTCAGACACCCGCTCTCTGACTGCTGTTGACACTGACGTCACCCTCTCCGGATACCAGAGCACGATTGTGTCAATATCATCTGGCAGTTGTGAGCTTTTACTGCTGGGGACATGATAGCACTGCACCatttgttgattatttgctGGCATTTGCATTAACAAAGGAGACTGAAGTATTTGACAGcattttgacacaaattagtATTTGACACTAGTGTCTGACAAAGTGTGTTGCTGTTGTATGTAAATTTTGGATTAACATAACTGTATCAATGAAAATAAGCCATGTGCCATGAAAATGCTATTTGAtttataaaactataaaaagaaagtctaaaaaaaaacacaaaataagagGTTGAGATGTAACCAAGAGTGATTctaaaatgtacaaatacacataaacacacaaaacatggaCCATGTTTAGCTAGaccaaaaaaagcacaaattgGCTTCAGTGTAAATGAGCATATTGAACTGCCATATACTGTCCAACATTGTTGAATACAGTCAAAGcctcagagacacagagacaccaTCTCTCTTATGTCAGAACAGAGAGAGGTGCAGGAGTATGTGGCACAGCAGGAAATATGACTGTGTGGGCTGGAAAGCACACATGTTACGTTCTCTGTTCTCTTGAAACATATTTCTGGCATCTCtaatcacaaacaaacacattttgagtcAGATTCTCAAATTTGCCTTTACAGGACAACTTACAAACAAGATGACATTTCAGCAGTACATGAGTTATGACTAGACTTACAATTTGGACAACTACAATAATTAGTGAAAGGATTAAATTGACTCTTCCTTCTTAGTCTGTCGTAATAACATACCTAAAGCTGATTCTAAATGTAATTTGGTCAATTTGGTATTTATATGTTGAGGAAAGCAATCAGGCACATAAAGTGATGTGATATGAAACCAGCATTTATTTGTGTTCTCTATTGGATGTGCCAAGAGCTATTAGAGCACCAAACACTTTGTATAATGgcactgatatgaaaaaagTCATGATATAAAGCAAGTTTGCTATTTTTATTCACGTGGtgtcttttcaaatgaaaagctAGCTGAtacctttatttaaaaatgaagaaaagtcaAAAGTGTGGGGCAATTAACTAAGTTCTAAATATATCATTTTCCATGCATAAGAATTTATACCATACATGCTTGAATAACAGAAATTACTATAAGATGAAAGTTTAATTTCAGTACTTTAGTGGAAGGTTGAATTAGTTGTAGAAAATATCATAAATTTGTGTCCTTATTACACTTTTCTTTTATATAAGCATCACAAACATCACACGCAGCtatttattaaacaaacaatCTTTACAAACAGTTGAGAGTTGAGCTCTTTACTGACAcaagataaacttttaatagGCATCCCAGCGCACAGCATCAAAACAGTTTTGCCGACTGAGACAGCATTAGTTGGAAGAACAGCGCTCTATTTGTGCTTGCCTTGTCCTGTGACAGGAAGACCTATCAGGTGCtcatctctctccccctcccatccctctctcctcctgacCTCATTCTGTCATCTTCGTTTTCCTTCTTCCCCACTCTCAGGTCTTTTATAAAGTGTCTCCATGCATTACACATTTAACAATGCATTAAAAATAGGCCACCATCAATCAGTCATTCAGCAGCGGAGACAGAATCTACTTGTGGCACCAATTTGATATGTTTCTCAAGGTTCAAGAATGAAAGGAATGCCGTAAACTCTTCAGCTGCTCTGTGTTGGAAACTTAAcagagatgaaaacacacatttatgtgCTAATAATACACTGTACCCCATAAAACCACCATAATCATTTTGAATTCCCATTTGCTTGATTTCCTGTGGCACAGTGTCTTTCCAGAATCCAGAAAAAGAATCAAAATGATATATTTGCAGTCAGTAAGCTGTGACAAGATTTCTGTTGATGGGTGCCAGGTTAACATTGTGCCCAAAACAGTGATTTGAGAACTGTGATGCATGATACAGGATAGGTAGTAGGTAAAATCTGATGTAATGGTTGAGAGTGAGTCAGGCCCCAGGGGCAAATAGTCTGAACAGTCTGACTCCAGGTTGCTCATGCCAAAGCAGATGTTCAACTGACGACAGCAGTACAAAAGACAGCGCAGCATGTTATTCACAAGGTATTTTACATAATTAGGAGCTACAGAGAGAGCAACTTTGGTTAAATGCTTTGATAGCTACATTTAGTAAAGAAATATAGAGCACTCACAATgtattttcacagtttcacacGAGTTTTGTTAACACAGTGAGGTGTTCTCTTTAACGGGAAGAGATGTAGAAGTCTGCTTGTGAGCTTTGAtgttgctgctctgctctgaggCGTGATCCTGCGTTCTGGACTTCAAAACAGACTGCGCCTCATCATGGGTAACAACTTGATGAGGTAGACACCAACTGCACAGACATGCCTGAAGGACCACACAAACAAAGACGTTTGGTTAGAGGACAAAACAAATTTCCAATCCACTTCACATGGAGAAAATTTCACTCTTGAAGGTTTATGTTTATAGAGTAATAATGGTGTAATCTCAGTGGAATGTAGCCTTGTCTATGTTGTATGTCTTAGTGACCTACAGGAAAAGCTGTATTGCTTCAATACAGACTCGTTAATTAAAATAGGGAAAATGGAACACAGCCCTGTTCAATTTCCATGTAGAAAGACATCTCcttaaaaacaaagttgtggATTGTGTTTGAATTGGGGAAGGAATTCCAGGGCTATCTTgatttcataaaaaatatatctgttGTAAAAAATAACCATTATCAAatagaaaactgaaaacaagttCTTCATTTTCTGTGGAGTACAAATACCTCTTTGAAATCAAAAGAAATCAAAAGCATGTTAAGACATGAGCAAGCAATACAATAAAggcttttacattttctttccttgAAAATTGCCTTGAAGCCCTCCTTCTCGTAAGATTGCCAAGTGTTGGTTTTTCTCTGATGATGTTTTTCCAGACCATTTTCACTTATTATACCCTCGGGTCCTTGCTTACTCCAGTCTGCAGTCCATTTCGTAGACATGACTCCATATGTCCACGATGACACATGCGATAGCTCATCCAGCAAGGTTTTCACCCCTACCACATCTGTCTAGAAATGAATAGCGGCATATATAGGAACAGCTGGGGGAAGACAATAAAACAGTATATCTCACCTTGAAACATCTCTTAAATCTTTTGCTGACTGTGTACAATGCAATAGGGTTGATGCACGAGTTGAGTGATGCCATATTCATGCCAAAATAGTCCAGGACaagaaagacactaaaaaagGAGGATAACCGTTAAGTATGTCACACAAAAGAGCACAAACCTGGCAATATACAACAAAAATACTGGATTCTTCAAGCTCACCTCAGTAGCTGACACCTATTAGGATCTTTCTGATCATATACGGTTAATTTCAAGATTCTGCTGAGGTATAGTGGCAACCAACAGAGCGCAAACACAATCACCAGGCAGAAGACAGTTTTTGCAACTTCTCGcctcttaaaaagaaaatatagaacACATATTAAAGACCTAAAAATGGGAAATATGCGATTTGGAAATATGTGTCTAAAAGTAGAGGGTTAACCTGCTTGGTGTAGTCACTTAATGTTTTCTCGGTGTTCCTCAGCATTTTCCTGGTCATCAGTGTGTAGAAGACGGCAGTCCAAGCCAGCGGCATGCAAAAGTAGAAGCCAAAGAGCCACCAGTCCTTTAAggatttataaaactgttgattGAACATGACAGAAGCCCACAGTCAGTCAGTGCTGCAGatgactttgtgttcagtggTTCCTATCAGCATTCTATgcataaaacaatatttgagacacacagacatcattcaCAAGATGACATTGTATAATAAAGTGTTGGGTTGTCTGTTGGATGAGATTAGGACAAATGAAATTAGAGCTATTATGTGTTACATTTCCTGTCAGCAGTTtcttacattattattattattgttattattgtcaaTCACGTGTTGatctgtttacttttttttttgttgcactgGTTGGGAAATACCTGCATAAACCGCGTTGTTTGCATAGGATGAAGCAGGCATACTCTCAGATGCTTGTCTTTATAGTCCATTGTTATCATATCAAAGCCAGCAACTTCAGGCACAGCCAGCATG
This genomic interval from Thunnus thynnus chromosome 11, fThuThy2.1, whole genome shotgun sequence contains the following:
- the LOC137193268 gene encoding endothelin receptor type B-like, which translates into the protein MWTAALVLCLGNILISGEASDQHSEPSSVIELSETASPGLLVLGKQKSNSSIHPPQVAGPKTSNPPMCLESAGIRDIFKYINTIVSFVVFVVGIVGNSALLKIIYVNKSMRSGPNILIASLALGDLIHIVIDIPINTYRLMAEDWPFGLVLCKLVPFIQKTSVGITVLSLCALSVDRYRAVVSWKRIKGIGISVWTAIEITLIWVISIMLAVPEVAGFDMITMDYKDKHLRVCLLHPMQTTRFMQFYKSLKDWWLFGFYFCMPLAWTAVFYTLMTRKMLRNTEKTLSDYTKQRREVAKTVFCLVIVFALCWLPLYLSRILKLTVYDQKDPNRCQLLSVFLVLDYFGMNMASLNSCINPIALYTVSKRFKRCFKACLCSWCLPHQVVTHDEAQSVLKSRTQDHASEQSSNIKAHKQTSTSLPVKENTSLC